The DNA window TTTACAGCATGATTTAACATAAAGTTATTAAACCATGCGTATATTGGATACCAGCAACAGGCTAACAGCTAAGCCTATACATGATGGATGCCATTGCTTGAGACCTTTTAATGTTGATAACTAGATGCCCTATATGCAGACCAAATATGCAACTGTTACTAATAACTTCACCTTTTCATAGTATTTCTGGGTTGCAATTTCCATGGTGTTTCTACTAGCGGCTACTTCACTCATGCTTCTGAAGTTATGTGGTAAGCTATATGAATACTATTGAATTTATGGCTGCTGTTCAGAAGTTCCAGAGTGAATAATATGACTTGGCCTTTTATTTTCGCCTGAATGGCTTATATCTTTTGCTGAACTACTATAGAgaaatcttatacttatatatttatATGCTCTAGTAGAAATACGAACCTTCGATGCATGTTTTGTAGTACTTAACTATAGGTGAGAGCAATAGTACCTTTTGACTTCTTAAGTGATAGTTACACTGTATGCAACAGGTGATGCAGTTACTCTGGGATGGTGGGATTTATTCATTAATTTTTGGTAAATACTTTTTTCTCCATTTCAAATCATGCCTGCAATCATTTTGAACTGTTCGTACTAATTATTTGACATCTTTTACAGGATTTCCCAGTGCTTTGCTTTTCTGGTATGCACAAGATGGTCAAATCCAATGGTCGGTAGACATTCAATCCTTGGTATAACAGTAAATTCACCTTGCAAAGACATACTCCCTCTGTCCCAAAAAAAAGTCATTCTAGGATTCAAAATTTGTCCCAAAAAAAAAGTCATTTTACCCAATTCAGTATGTGCATGTGCCAACAATCAATTAGTGCCAAATATGGCTAATAAGTCGGGGCAAACAAGGTCATCTCACCTTCTTATTAATCTGTCATAGAATTCCTAGGATGACTTTTTtcttgggacggagggagtagagtGGATTTGGAACAGCAGGGTTCCATTTTTCTGCAAAAAGGATGCTGACATAGACTAACTGTGTGGTCTGCAGGACATTGGTGGCCCTGTATTGATAATTCCTATAATAGTTTTCCAAGTTCTTCTTTGTATGCGCTTGGAggtttgttcaaatccattttcaGATGCTTTATTTGCTTTAAAAATATAGAGCATCTATTATTCTTTGCTGTCATTTGAACTTTGATAACTTGCACCTAAGTGTTGTATGTCTATACACATACTGTGCATCCTTTTGAGCTGTCATAGTCCTTTTCTTCTGAATATTTCAGCTGCCATTATCTGCTAAAGAAACATTTCGACTCAAATCTCAAAGCTGCCTACCAGTGCTTTGTATACTCTGTACTGCCACTAGATTGTGGTGACGATTTTGTGCTAAATATCGTACTTATTTTCCCCCAAATATGTTTTGTAAAATTTTTTTTGGTACAAGCTTGTTGCACTATCTGTGGATGCCATCTATGAAACTGTTACCCGCCTAGTCTGAGTACCATTTGTCTCTGATTGCAGGGTACTCCATCTAATGCTCATTTTATCCCAATGCGAGCTATTTTTCTGCCCATAGTTTTGCTACAAATGGCTGCTGTATCTTTTGCTGTTTGGAGATTCTTCGACAGGCTTCTTACTAAACTTCAAGATGGAATTATCAGTCAAGGACATATTTCTGTGTCCTTAAGAGTTGATGAGCTGTTTATGATGATACAATATGGTTCAAGGTTTTATATGCTCTCTAGTATTACTCTATTAACCATGTGTTCAAATTGCATACTtactgcaggggttgtacatgGAATTCTCAGTTTGTTAATCTTTATTTCTGAACAGGCTCCTCCACTGGTGGTCTATTGATGAAGATAGCCAAGAGGAACAGGCTCACTTATGCTATGCAAATAATACTGGGTATCCATGACAGAATTCTGTTTAGTCGTATTTTTATAGAGTATAGACACTAGACATAACTGTGACATATGTGCTTACCTTAAAAAGTCGATGTATGGGCATATTTTGGATCTATGGGTTAGAATCACTGAATTACCCATGCAATTTTTTGTGTATGTGATGCATTGCTGCAAATTAAACATATGAAAAACAGTAGTCTATGGAATCATAAATTTCTATAAAACATTTTTTGTTACGAAATGCTACATGGAGCTCGCGATCAACTTAAACAGAAAATGACATATTGGTATTGTGTTCCacctttttttttattttgcttgGAGACTGGGTAGAGGAGGTTGCAGGATAGAGCATCATGGTCTCTTGTGGGAAGGAGATGGATCTTTTTTTTTCCCTAGCAGAGATAAGAAACAAAAAAAGACAAGATCAGTGTTTGTATAAATGTATCATTTAGGCCCATACATAAGTTCAAATCACATGTGGGAGATCCCACCTATGGTTAGATGGCAGAAGATGTAGAAAGACAATTAAAAGGATATTCTAAAACTAATTGCTTGATTGAGTAGAGCTTAATATTGACCCTTTCGAAGTTACGAATCAATTTAAACCCACTGTTTGACACTTCGTTAAGAGGGAGAGAAGGATGGAGTCACTTCATATGCATTTTAAATGCTTTCAGGTAGCTTGATACTTTCAATGACTGATCTCTTGTTCGTTATCCGCAGCTATAGTACCTTTTGCAGTTATCCACCAGAGGTGGTAAAAGAGATGCCAAAGAAAGTTCTTGTCAAAGAGGTTATTTCATTGTACTTGCTTTAATATCTTCCTTGTTCACACGAAGCTAATAAATCATTTGTCGTTTTCCAGGTACAGAGACTTCAACTAGCCTTGGAAGAGCAAACTGAAATGGCAAATCATAGCCAACAGCTGTGTGATAGGCTAAAAAATGTACTACCTGCTATCCCCTTTTCTATCACACCAAAACATTCTTTTCAATTTTAATATATTCACTCATGGATCTCCATCTGCATATCATTATTGGCATTATTTGCCTTTCAGAATGTTCAGTTTATTTAAAAGGCCGTACCTTTGTCATATAGCTTGCAGAAATTGTTCATGTATTGTCACTATAGGGTTAATCCACACTAAATGTGGACTAATTTTTGCTGTTCCCTGAACTAATGCTACCAAAATATTTGCATCAATGCAGGAACGGATCTTGTGCCGAATTTGCTTTGAAAGAGATATCCGCATTGTTCTGCTTCCTTGCCGCCATCATGTTCTCTGCGAGTTAGTTTGAATGTTCATCTTGATATATTGTCACATTCTGGATCTGTTCTTATTATCTATATTACTATAAATATATGAGAATTCTGAAGCTCTCCATTCGTTCCCTTTTCAGGCCTTGCTCTAACAAGTGCCAGTCATGCCCAATTTGCCGATTGACCATTGAGAGCAGGTTATCTGTTTATGATGCAGTGCTGTCGGCCAATCCATTTtgtgatgcagtttagaagttCCCATGTTGGCAGCAGTTCTAGGGTACCGACTTCTGGTGTCGGCAAAGATGGCCCACAAGATTCCTAGCCAATCCATTTtgtgatgcagtttagaagttCCCATGTTGGCAGCAGTTCTAGGGTACCGACTTCTGGTGTCGGCAAAGATGGCCCACAAGATTCCTAGCAGAGGAAGATAAGTAGTGAAATTCATGGTACGAAGTTTGGAAGAAAGTGAGGATAAGTCTCCTATTGTCAGATTGGAGACAAGAAAAATCAAAAGCCACACTGTACATTCTTCTGCAGTGATATGACACAAAGGAAACAGGGAAGTATATGAGGTCTTCATTTCTTGGATTCTTGCTCACATATAGCATAGCCGTCTTTGATTAGTTCCCCAGAATTTAAAGATGAACAGAGGAACCAAGAAAACATGTGCAAACTGGAACTTCAGGTTGTTATCGGATGGTCTTTGGCATTCAGGGAAGAAGCAAATTTCAATCTGTTCTGCTTTGACGAGTTTATGAAGGATTGAAGGCAAACAATAATGGTGCCATCTTCCCCAATGGAGTTTTGACGTGCAAAAAGCTTACATCCATATGTACAGATGCGACAATAATGTCTCTGTCAATTTTATCTCCAAGGTATAAGAGCATTGAGCTTTCTCCTGGTCATGTCAAATAATGAGAGCGTGAGCATCTATTGTATGCGCTTGTCGACCTCATGCGACTTTCCCCACCATACCAGAACATCACTTTTGCAGTACGAGAATTGGCTCTCAAGTCAACAATTGTGTCCAGCCACAACCTCACACCTCTTTTGTCATATTGCTATGATTTCGCATGTCTTGTGGCCTTCGATGCTCCGGTACCCTTTGGAGATCCCTGCCTGGCATCATAAGGACATCCAAGATTGTGTGCTGGTGCCGATATTTGCCAGGAAGTTGCTAGGTGCATGCTCcgcatgatatgcaaggattggtCATTCCATTTTTGTCATCCTTATCCCTGATGCCTTCATGTGTAGGTCACCTTTGTTGCTGTAGTGCTGCTTTTGCTACCTCTGTGTGATGATATGTGTCCAGAATGTGATGGACAGATGGTGGCAGTGCTGATAAGCACGTTTTCTTGGTTACACACATCCGATGAATCAAGGGTTTCTCAACTATTTTTGAAGAAGTCAGGAAGCAGTCTTTGCTGGTAAACTTACAACCGGTTATTTTCAAGgctttcttttttattttgcatCTGTTTAGGATGTGGGTATCTGAGCTGACTATCCAAACTAGGTTGTTCACAGCTGACTCTGCGTTGCCGGTTGAGAGAGAATGTTTTTGCGCGATAATAATGTAATGTTATTGTTCGGTCTTCGGATTTCGAGATGAAATAAATAGAGAAACAAAAACAGCCAGCCCTTTTATTTTCAGGGCTGATGCATGTGATCCATTAGTTTCTTTGTTGCCATCATGTCTCCATACCAGGCGAGCTAGCTGATCATGCCATTCTTTCAGCAGGTCAAGTCTTGTTCAGTGCGTGCATGCCCAGGCACATTGCGTCGCCGCGCCGCGGTCGCTGTTGCCTCTTTTGCCCACAcagcgcgcggcgcgcggcaTGCAGATCGATGTGGATCAGCTTGGACACACTTCACTGCCGCGCGTGGCAATTTGATGGCCATGCATCGTGACCGAGCACGGCGGTCTTTGTGCCTTTGTCAGATGGGACGCGCCGGCGGCAGGTGCAGAGGGGAGGATCCAGGCGAGATCGTGCGCGCCGCAGCGCGTTTCGCTTCGGCGTCGCGCGAGGAATGGTCAAGAGCTAGCTAGGGTCATGCAGCAGGTGCGTCGCATGTAGTTTGGCCTTTGGGGCTTCCACTACGACAAGGCATGTGCCGAGCGGCCACGGCCGGGAGGTGATCGAAAGGAGGGTGGTGATGTCTTCTCAGAAATTGCTTTGTCCGGAGACCTATACGCAGCAGACCACAGTGCTGTCGTGGTCCATGTCTAGGAGCGGCGGCTTGTCTGGATAGATATAGGGAGTGGCGAGCGAGATCCAGCCATTTTTTTGGAGTGGCGGAATGATTGTTGCTGGACTCGCCATCCCCAGGGTTTCGGGTCTACTACTTCCTACCTAGTGGCCAAGTCTATCTAGTGCGGTCTTTGTTAATCATCGGAGGAAAACTAAGGGTGATGCTATATATCATCATCTTTCCAGGGGATCGACCAACCGCATCCGATCCGTTCCATGGCCATCAGGCGGTCCACGATATATGCGTTACTCTTCTTCGTCTTCCCCACCACAGCCATGAACCTTGCGCTAGCTCCAGGCAGCACTCAGGTAGAGCACCAGGCGTCGGGCATTGATGACCTCCCATTTGCTGCCTGgaccaggcaggcaggcagcttGGCCATCAAGGTCACAAGCAATGAAGCAAACAGGCCCAGAGTGTTTTGCATTGCCGCCTCCGTCACGCGTGCTACTCCCTCCGATCCTAATGCAAGGGCCCCTCCAAAGCCCCAGGCTCCTTCCCTGATGGCCTGATCGAATCCAGAGAAACCCTAACCATCTAACCTAGCTTCACTGCAGCTACCTTCTTCAACTCATATATTCTTGTAGGTAGAGCTAGCTGCTACCACAACGGGTGGAATTAAAGGGGCGAGCGAGATCGACGAGACGGAACACGCACCGTGCACGTACGGCATGCATGTACGTGCATgcaccggccgccggccggtCCGATCATCGACGGATCGGATGCATGGACGCGGCGTCGTCGTGTGCCCGGCAGGCGTGCCAAGCGTTCCCTCCCAGCTCTGCAGCCGCCTTGACCATCTACAAAACGTATGTACGTACCCGATCGATGCGTGGTCGTCGTCGCACGCCAAACGAGCACGTACGCTAGAGCTAGCTAGGAGCCACGTACGCCACTGCGGAGCTATGTATATGTAGGCTGCGTGCGTATAATTCGTGCACGAGAGGTAGGTGGTAGACTGGTAGCCGCGCGCCTCTTTCTATCGTTTCCACGGCGGCCGGCGCACTGTACTGTTTTCCCCACGTCTAGTCTCGGCACTGGTTTTCAGCACGGAGACGGAAACCAACAATGGCGGCATGCAGAAATGGAAAGGGCAAGTGCGAGAAGCAACcggatgatcaaagatgatgtagGCTAGCTGCTACCTGACCTGATCTTATCATGTCGTCCCTTGTTGCTTTTTCACCATCCATAATCCGTGCATCATTATCATCGGTACGGTGCAAGACGGCATGTGCGTGTATGTACAAAGTACTCGTCCTTGCTTACGAGCTCTTTCCATTCTTTGTTTAGGATACGCAAATTAGTTCATTTTAAAGTAATAAATAGTTTGTGAACGGACCTAGTATTACGTGTACAGTGGAGAGAGATCATCGTCTCTCTATGGACTGAGGAGCGAGCTGTGCTTTTCTGGGGTTGGAGCCTGGAACATTTAAAGTGCAAGCAAGCATACACATGCACGGGATGGCATGCATGGAGCAGCACACAAGTACTGCTACATACTCCAATTCATGaacatgagagagagagagagacgacAGGCCAGGGAAAAATTAAACAAACATACATATTCAAAGGCTGGGGAACGTAGCAGGGAGTTGTAAGCCGCATGCGCAGAGACGAACACGGGTGAGATTCTCCGGGGGCGGCCCCGGCCGTCAAATGACTCAGGGTACGGGCCATGTCGAGATCTGACCAGGATCGCCAGGGTACGCACGCTCTCGCTCCTCCGCTGCAGGGCATGCATGCAGGTGCAGCCGGCCTGCTAGGGCTCGATCGATCGAGATCATCAGTGTGTGCGCGCGCGTGGCCCCTACATCGCAGCAGCGTGCtggaccggcggcggcggcggcctcgccggccggccggcctcgcTCCCTGCGCGCACCTTCCTGCAATATCCTGACGCCGCGTCGTTGCTTTCAAGCAGTTCACTCACTTTATTTATCAATAAGCTGACTGGACAATCGTAATCTGCCTTATACTTAGCTTTGTTTGATCTGCCTATGCTGTCCTGCTTTTTTTTGTTCTGTTTGATCTTGCATTTTTTTAATAGCGAAGCAAGGAGTCGATCTTGCACCACCAACATAGTCACTTTTAAGAAACTGTAAACAATACCCTAGCTAGAATGGTCCAAGATTGACGGAAACGTGCGTGTAGGGCGCATGCACTGCTCTCTCCGACCTAAACGCATTCAACCGGCCGGACCCGATAGCTACGAGAACTACCTGCAAGATGCATGTAGCGCGTCGCTGAAAGAAATTAAGAGATGTCACGTGCTTGTGCTCACATATTAGCAAGTACAAAACCTGAACATGAGTAGTACTAGATATCATCAATATAGCTCAATCATCAtctttttgttttgttttgttctTTTGGAAAAGTTCATCTGATCGCCTAATTCTAAGTGTGTGTGAATGTGTATTGGACTTTACGAACAGATAAAGAGAGAAACAAAGATGCATTGGACTTCACATTTCCATTACTTTGTTCCAAATGTTTCCTATAGAAAGTTTTTGAAGATTTAATTTCTTTTCTTCAATTATTATGAAAAATCTTCGATCAAAGATGCTATAAATAATATTTTTCAAATAATATTTCTTCAATTTATAGGTATTTACGTCATCATTAtcatcaacaacaacaacataTGAATGATTTCGAAACTTATTAGGGTTCACATAATTAGAGACAAGGATCAGCCGCCAACACTTTTCAGTGTGTAATTGGTTTATCAGGATCTATAATTAATATATATGATAAGAGAGCTAGGCTTACCTTAATTGGTTGTGGTAGATATGTCCATGTGGATTTTAGAATCAAACTACAAGTCTGCTCACATTTTAGGCTTATTCTTACCATGGTAGAAGATCGATGTGCCATGTTGCAATGAGGTGTCACTCGTGACTTCGCCAATCTCATGACTAACTAGCTCATTCTTCCTTAGGCATTAATAGGGATAGAGTGTGTGCACGTGCAATCATGTATGGGTCAGTGTGCATGCATATATGTGAGCATCTGCTTTTATAAGATGAGATTATGTATAACAAAATTGGAAATTGAGATGAGAAAATAAGGTCGCTATTCCTTTTAAGGTCAAAAAAACAAGTGAAAAGCATGGTGCTCGCTACTTCTACTTTTCATGCATACTAGCTCATCCGACTTCCTAAACGTAGAGTATACATATCATGgcacattttttttatttttttctattgAATAATCTGAATTAGGGTCCACATGGTTAAGCATGGTAtggttttctttttgaaacttaaaagatttttttattttttctttgaGGACTTCTTATATAGTTGCTTTTAATATATTGGATATATAACATAGAAAAATGGTACTATTACTGAGATGTATTAAAAGTCTAACAAAAATTG is part of the Panicum hallii strain FIL2 chromosome 2, PHallii_v3.1, whole genome shotgun sequence genome and encodes:
- the LOC112879817 gene encoding transmembrane protein 185B-like isoform X1; its protein translation is MARGVTGDAAGSSAAAERGSGAEQGSGAPAPAQVPTWQRVRRAGQGAVAHALLLCFTALLALKLDGVVSLSWWVLFIPLWLFHAVAARCRFSLPAPSSSESCQRVPCHSIVATPLLVAFELLLCVCLEGLNGHGEPFIDLKLVFLPLLTLEIITLVDNFRMCGALMPGHGETITEEAIWERLPVRILRYFWVAISMVFLLAATSLMLLKLCGDAVTLGWWDLFINFWISQCFAFLVCTRWSNPMDIGGPVLIIPIIVFQVLLCMRLEGTPSNAHFIPMRAIFLPIVLLQMAAVSFAVWRFFDRLLTKLQDGIISQGHISVSLRVDELFMMIQYGSRLLHWWSIDEDSQEEQAHLCYANNTGYSTFCSYPPEVVKEMPKKVLVKEVQRLQLALEEQTEMANHSQQLCDRLKNERILCRICFERDIRIVLLPCRHHVLCEPCSNKCQSCPICRLTIESRLSVYDAVLSANPFCDAV
- the LOC112879817 gene encoding transmembrane protein 185B-like isoform X5, producing the protein MARGVTGDAAGSSAAAERGSGAEQGSGAPAPAQVPTWQRVRRAGQGAVAHALLLCFTALLALKLDGVVSLSWWVLFIPLWLFHAVAARCRFSLPAPSSSESCQRVPCHSIVATPLLVAFELLLCVCLEGLNGHGEPFIDLKLVFLPLLTLEIITLVDNFRMCGALMPGHGETITEEAIWERLPVRILRYFWVAISMVFLLAATSLMLLKLCGDAVTLGWWDLFINFWISQCFAFLVCTRWSNPMDIGGPVLIIPIIVFQVLLCMRLEGTPSNAHFIPMRAIFLPIVLLQMAAVSFAVWRFFDRLLTKLQDGIISQGHISVSLRVDELFMMIQYGSRFYMLSSSSTGGLLMKIAKRNRLTYAMQIILGIHDRILFSRIFIEYRH
- the LOC112879817 gene encoding transmembrane protein 185-like isoform X2, whose protein sequence is MARGVTGDAAGSSAAAERGSGAEQGSGAPAPAQVPTWQRVRRAGQGAVAHALLLCFTALLALKLDGVVSLSWWVLFIPLWLFHAVAARCRFSLPAPSSSESCQRVPCHSIVATPLLVAFELLLCVCLEGLNGHGEPFIDLKLVFLPLLTLEIITLVDNFRMCGALMPGHGETITEEAIWERLPYFWVAISMVFLLAATSLMLLKLCGDAVTLGWWDLFINFWISQCFAFLVCTRWSNPMDIGGPVLIIPIIVFQVLLCMRLEGTPSNAHFIPMRAIFLPIVLLQMAAVSFAVWRFFDRLLTKLQDGIISQGHISVSLRVDELFMMIQYGSRLLHWWSIDEDSQEEQAHLCYANNTGYSTFCSYPPEVVKEMPKKVLVKEVQRLQLALEEQTEMANHSQQLCDRLKNERILCRICFERDIRIVLLPCRHHVLCEPCSNKCQSCPICRLTIESRLSVYDAVLSANPFCDAV
- the LOC112879817 gene encoding uncharacterized protein LOC112879817 isoform X3, with protein sequence MARGVTGDAAGSSAAAERGSGAEQGSGAPAPAQVPTWQRVRRAGQGAVAHALLLCFTALLALKLDGVVSLSWWVLFIPLWLFHAVAARCRFSLPAPSSSESCQRVPCHSIVATPLLVAFELLLCVCLEGLNGHGEPFIDLKLVFLPLLTLEIITLVDNFRMCGALMPGHGETITEEAIWERLPVRILRLLWDGGIYSLIFGFPSALLFWYAQDGQIQWSVDIQSLDIGGPVLIIPIIVFQVLLCMRLEGTPSNAHFIPMRAIFLPIVLLQMAAVSFAVWRFFDRLLTKLQDGIISQGHISVSLRVDELFMMIQYGSRLLHWWSIDEDSQEEQAHLCYANNTGYSTFCSYPPEVVKEMPKKVLVKEVQRLQLALEEQTEMANHSQQLCDRLKNERILCRICFERDIRIVLLPCRHHVLCEPCSNKCQSCPICRLTIESRLSVYDAVLSANPFCDAV
- the LOC112879817 gene encoding uncharacterized protein LOC112879817 isoform X4; amino-acid sequence: MARGVTGDAAGSSAAAERGSGAEQGSGAPAPAQVPTWQRVRRAGQGAVAHALLLCFTALLALKLDGVVSLSWWVLFIPLWLFHAVAARCRFSLPAPSSSESCQRVPCHSIVATPLLVAFELLLCVCLEGLNGHGEPFIDLKLVFLPLLTLEIITLVDNFRMCGALMPGHGETITEEAIWERLPLLWDGGIYSLIFGFPSALLFWYAQDGQIQWSVDIQSLDIGGPVLIIPIIVFQVLLCMRLEGTPSNAHFIPMRAIFLPIVLLQMAAVSFAVWRFFDRLLTKLQDGIISQGHISVSLRVDELFMMIQYGSRLLHWWSIDEDSQEEQAHLCYANNTGYSTFCSYPPEVVKEMPKKVLVKEVQRLQLALEEQTEMANHSQQLCDRLKNERILCRICFERDIRIVLLPCRHHVLCEPCSNKCQSCPICRLTIESRLSVYDAVLSANPFCDAV